From Elusimicrobiota bacterium, the proteins below share one genomic window:
- a CDS encoding bifunctional nuclease family protein — MIKVKVYSIATSGTECVLLLEELDGPRLLPIWIGISEGQAIALKFADIQLPRPMTHDLLINTLDSLGFKIDQVIVNDLRGQTFYAQLHISHNSTKHVVDSRPSDAIALAVRANCPIFVEQKVFDKCHTMKKPISEDEVKKFKEELKNIKPEDIVKGLKDKESKKHKKGEAEEATEGPEDNDEDEEEEDDE, encoded by the coding sequence ATGATCAAAGTCAAAGTTTACTCCATCGCCACCAGCGGAACCGAATGCGTCCTGTTGCTCGAAGAACTCGACGGCCCCCGCCTCCTGCCGATTTGGATCGGCATCTCCGAAGGCCAAGCCATCGCCCTTAAATTCGCGGATATTCAATTGCCCCGCCCCATGACGCACGATTTGTTGATTAATACGCTGGATTCTTTGGGCTTTAAAATAGACCAAGTGATCGTCAACGACCTGCGCGGACAAACCTTTTACGCTCAGCTGCATATCAGCCACAATTCCACCAAACATGTGGTTGACTCACGGCCTTCGGACGCCATTGCACTGGCTGTCCGCGCCAATTGCCCGATTTTCGTCGAACAGAAAGTTTTCGACAAATGCCATACGATGAAAAAACCTATTTCCGAGGACGAAGTCAAAAAATTCAAGGAAGAGCTTAAGAACATTAAACCCGAAGACATCGTCAAGGGTTTAAAAGACAAAGAGTCCAAAAAACATAAGAAAGGGGAGGCCGAAGAAGCGACCGAAGGCCCCGAAGACAACGATGAGGACGAAGAAGAGGAAGACGACGAATAG